The Streptomyces sp. NBC_01353 genome contains a region encoding:
- a CDS encoding DUF5134 domain-containing protein, whose amino-acid sequence MHGPALSAWLLLTLCGASGVYCLLRMSRCAGEERRTAGSEAVMGFGMAAMALPPAVLTPPSWSWAVYAAVFGAAALHALSTVRRGGHHLHHLLGSLAMVYMALVMATPAQGAHGGHGAGATAGVPLVTGALLAYYVVYVLRTGTRLVPVAVPAGGPPTAWATRPEFALVCRLSMALAMLAMLVTL is encoded by the coding sequence GTGCACGGACCGGCGTTGTCGGCCTGGCTGTTGCTGACGCTGTGCGGGGCGAGCGGGGTGTACTGCCTGCTGCGGATGAGCCGGTGCGCGGGCGAGGAGCGCAGGACGGCGGGGAGCGAGGCCGTGATGGGCTTCGGGATGGCGGCGATGGCGCTGCCCCCGGCCGTGCTCACACCGCCCTCCTGGTCGTGGGCGGTGTACGCGGCCGTGTTCGGGGCGGCTGCCCTGCACGCGCTGTCGACGGTGCGGCGCGGCGGACACCATCTGCACCATCTGCTGGGCTCCTTGGCGATGGTCTACATGGCGCTGGTCATGGCGACCCCTGCCCAGGGAGCGCACGGGGGGCACGGGGCAGGGGCCACCGCGGGGGTACCGCTCGTGACGGGTGCGCTCCTCGCGTACTACGTCGTCTACGTGCTCCGCACGGGGACGCGGCTCGTCCCGGTGGCGGTGCCCGCGGGCGGCCCGCCGACTGCCTGGGCCACCCGGCCGGAGTTCGCGCTCGTGTGCCGGCTGTCGATGGCGCTCGCCATGCTGGCGATGCTCGTGACCCTCTGA
- a CDS encoding helix-turn-helix domain-containing protein, producing MSPRSPSVNEELRRRSRERLLEATVELVSERGYEATTLGDIAERAGSARGLISYYFPGKRQLLQSAVHRLMHLTLEEALEREPRTDDGRERMARAIDAILGLAVDRPVLMRTHMAGILQAEGFVQCPEQQRLAFLLRDTVTRYGSANVDADYPLLRALLMGAVVAVLLPGAPMPMARLRSELFQRYGLDWGQGMPPDGGPPDGIPFTASVSELRVPCQSPTTQTSKTQSSKSSK from the coding sequence ATGTCCCCGCGTAGCCCATCGGTCAATGAAGAGCTTCGACGACGCTCTCGGGAGCGCCTCCTCGAGGCGACCGTCGAACTCGTCTCCGAGCGCGGGTACGAGGCGACGACGCTGGGCGACATCGCCGAGCGGGCCGGTTCGGCACGCGGTCTGATCTCGTACTACTTCCCGGGAAAGCGCCAGCTGCTGCAGTCGGCCGTGCACCGCCTGATGCACCTGACGCTGGAGGAGGCGCTGGAGCGCGAGCCGCGGACCGACGACGGCCGGGAGCGGATGGCGCGGGCCATCGACGCGATTCTGGGGTTGGCCGTGGACCGTCCGGTGCTGATGCGGACGCACATGGCGGGCATCCTGCAGGCCGAGGGGTTCGTGCAGTGTCCGGAGCAGCAGCGGCTGGCGTTCCTGCTGCGGGACACGGTGACGCGGTACGGCTCCGCGAACGTGGACGCGGACTATCCGCTGCTGCGGGCGCTGCTGATGGGCGCCGTCGTGGCGGTGCTGCTGCCGGGGGCGCCGATGCCGATGGCGCGGCTGCGGTCGGAACTGTTCCAGCGCTACGGACTGGATTGGGGGCAGGGAATGCCGCCGGACGGCGGTCCGCCCGACGGCATTCCCTTCACGGCCTCGGTGTCAGAGCTCCGGGTGCCGTGTCAGTCGCCCACGACACAGACCTCGAAGACTCAGTCCTCGAAGTCGTCGAAGTAG
- a CDS encoding helix-turn-helix transcriptional regulator, producing MTTAINPRVLDHPAREEIRLEGVLHALSDAVRLTIVSDMAREGTELSCSYFDLPVTKSTTTHHFRVLREAGVIQQIYRGTAKLNALRREDLDALFPGLLDSVLRATGAQAERLGEPTAADA from the coding sequence GTGACGACCGCGATCAACCCTCGGGTCCTGGACCACCCCGCGCGGGAGGAGATCCGCCTGGAGGGGGTGCTGCACGCGCTGTCGGACGCGGTGAGGCTGACGATCGTGAGCGACATGGCGCGCGAGGGCACCGAGCTGAGCTGCTCCTACTTCGACCTTCCGGTGACCAAGTCGACGACGACGCACCACTTCCGGGTGCTGCGCGAGGCCGGCGTCATCCAACAGATCTACCGGGGCACCGCCAAGCTGAACGCCCTGCGCCGCGAGGATCTGGACGCCCTCTTCCCCGGCCTCCTGGACAGCGTCCTGCGGGCGACCGGGGCCCAGGCGGAACGCCTGGGGGAGCCGACCGCGGCCGACGCGTAG
- a CDS encoding DUF305 domain-containing protein translates to MSACDSAPDGKAPQSKESTGPAVVAPGKPGEPARRISPAEASRLLPDDKPNAADFTYAQMMIVHHKQALTMTALAPERAGSAQVKKLADRITAAQKPEIDAMEGWLKNNGGPREQSGHDHHTMPGMATETQLAELRNAKGKAFDELFLKLMVTHHEGAVTMAAEVLGQGNNVLVEEMANDVIAQQTAEINRMRSM, encoded by the coding sequence CTGTCCGCCTGCGATTCGGCCCCGGACGGGAAGGCGCCGCAGAGCAAGGAGTCCACGGGTCCCGCGGTGGTGGCTCCGGGCAAGCCGGGCGAGCCGGCGCGGAGGATATCGCCGGCCGAGGCGTCCCGGCTGCTGCCCGACGACAAGCCCAACGCGGCGGACTTCACCTATGCGCAGATGATGATCGTGCACCACAAGCAGGCGCTCACGATGACCGCGCTCGCTCCGGAGCGGGCCGGGTCGGCGCAGGTCAAGAAGTTGGCGGACCGGATCACCGCGGCGCAGAAGCCGGAGATCGACGCGATGGAGGGCTGGCTGAAGAACAACGGCGGCCCGCGCGAGCAGAGCGGTCACGACCACCACACGATGCCGGGGATGGCGACCGAGACGCAGTTGGCGGAGCTGAGGAACGCGAAGGGCAAGGCGTTCGACGAACTGTTCCTGAAGCTGATGGTCACGCACCACGAGGGCGCGGTGACGATGGCGGCGGAGGTGCTGGGGCAGGGGAACAACGTCCTCGTGGAGGAGATGGCGAACGACGTGATCGCGCAGCAGACGGCGGAGATCAACCGCATGCGCTCGATGTAG
- a CDS encoding LLM class flavin-dependent oxidoreductase, whose product MKFSVIFEAQLADPTVEHEHQVIHDCVEQAVLAEEMGFDRIWAVEHHSLKWYAHMSAPEVFLSYVAARTSRIRIGHGVVCMPFNFNHPARVAERAAMLDLLSGGRLDLGAGRGGTEQETSLCGVDRDRTTQEVEDALRIIGRAWQKDELEYSSELIRIDPHPILPRPRQTPHPPLFLACSRTETLTQAAELGIGALVMGFAGPESIAEMRRAYDTARAARTGDRFVSTVVNDHFSVLCPTIVLDDRAEARRIGIRGQRFFAQSIGHWYGGAGIPDEAVVAGADEAADMRRAAEQVVARLHEQRIPVRPSATATFRADHAYGTAEDAIAYVERLRDAGADEIMCLMQMGTVPQEACLETLRQWGEKVIPHFTEGEGAR is encoded by the coding sequence GTGAAGTTCTCCGTCATCTTCGAGGCACAGCTGGCCGACCCGACCGTGGAGCACGAGCACCAGGTCATCCACGACTGCGTCGAACAGGCCGTCCTGGCGGAGGAGATGGGCTTCGACCGGATCTGGGCCGTCGAGCACCATTCCCTGAAGTGGTACGCCCACATGTCCGCCCCCGAGGTCTTCCTCAGCTACGTCGCCGCGCGGACCAGCCGCATCCGCATCGGCCACGGCGTGGTCTGCATGCCGTTCAACTTCAACCATCCCGCCCGCGTCGCCGAACGCGCCGCCATGCTCGACCTGCTCTCCGGCGGACGCCTCGACCTCGGCGCCGGACGAGGCGGCACCGAGCAGGAGACCTCGCTGTGCGGGGTCGACCGGGACCGTACGACCCAGGAGGTCGAGGACGCCCTGCGGATCATCGGCAGGGCCTGGCAGAAGGACGAGCTGGAGTACAGCTCCGAGCTGATCAGGATCGATCCGCATCCGATCCTGCCCCGCCCCCGGCAGACCCCGCATCCGCCGCTCTTCCTCGCCTGCAGCCGTACGGAGACCCTTACCCAGGCCGCCGAGCTCGGTATCGGCGCGCTCGTGATGGGCTTCGCCGGACCCGAGTCGATCGCCGAGATGCGCCGCGCCTACGACACGGCCCGCGCCGCACGCACCGGCGACCGGTTCGTCTCCACGGTCGTCAACGACCACTTCTCCGTCCTCTGCCCCACGATCGTCCTCGACGACCGCGCCGAGGCCCGCCGCATCGGCATCCGGGGCCAGCGCTTCTTCGCCCAGTCGATCGGTCACTGGTACGGGGGAGCGGGCATCCCCGACGAGGCGGTGGTGGCCGGCGCCGACGAAGCCGCCGACATGCGCCGCGCCGCCGAGCAGGTCGTCGCCCGGCTGCACGAACAGCGCATACCGGTGCGCCCCTCCGCCACGGCCACCTTCCGCGCCGACCACGCCTACGGCACCGCCGAGGACGCGATCGCCTACGTGGAACGGCTCCGGGACGCGGGCGCCGACGAGATCATGTGCCTGATGCAGATGGGGACCGTGCCGCAGGAGGCCTGTCTGGAGACGCTGCGCCAGTGGGGCGAGAAGGTCATCCCGCACTTCACCGAGGGCGAGGGCGCACGATGA
- a CDS encoding glycerophosphodiester phosphodiesterase family protein: MSFLTIGHRGVMGVEPENTLRSFVRAEQAGMDVIELDLHLSKDGALVVMHDADVGRTTDGSGAIAEKTLAELRELDAGAGERVPVFEEVLDAVRSPLQAEIKDVAAAQVLAEVMSRRDLVGRVEVLSFHDEALAEISRLVPGVRTALVADLWDADVVDRAKAVGAGALVLNIRHLTLETVERAHSEGLLVIGWVVNTQDHLRLVRALELDGATTDYPEIRRTGRFTA; encoded by the coding sequence TTGAGTTTCCTCACCATCGGTCATCGCGGAGTCATGGGCGTCGAGCCCGAGAACACCCTGCGTTCCTTCGTCCGGGCCGAGCAGGCAGGCATGGACGTCATCGAGCTGGACCTCCATCTGAGCAAGGACGGCGCGCTTGTCGTCATGCACGACGCCGACGTCGGCCGGACCACCGACGGCAGCGGGGCCATCGCCGAGAAGACCCTCGCCGAGCTGCGCGAGCTGGACGCGGGTGCCGGGGAACGCGTCCCCGTCTTCGAAGAGGTCCTGGACGCCGTGCGGTCCCCGCTCCAGGCCGAGATCAAGGACGTGGCCGCCGCCCAGGTGCTCGCCGAGGTGATGAGCCGGCGTGACCTGGTGGGGCGCGTGGAGGTCCTCTCCTTCCACGACGAGGCCCTCGCGGAGATCTCCCGGCTCGTCCCCGGGGTCCGTACCGCGCTCGTGGCGGACCTGTGGGACGCCGACGTCGTGGACCGGGCCAAGGCGGTCGGCGCCGGCGCCCTCGTCCTGAACATCCGGCACCTCACCCTGGAGACCGTCGAGCGCGCGCACAGCGAGGGCCTGCTGGTCATCGGCTGGGTCGTGAACACCCAGGACCACCTGCGGCTGGTGCGGGCCCTGGAGCTCGACGGCGCGACGACCGACTATCCAGAGATCCGCCGCACCGGCCGCTTCACGGCCTGA
- a CDS encoding M56 family metallopeptidase: protein MLVSLALLSLGVLTAAVAPRLLSRSDWAEREPVVALWVWQCVVAAVLLSFALSMTFSAAAAWQVVRGQVFAGAPHGVLEAYELGTHQPWSAALAVVLACGGLWTGAMLGREIRRARARRRQRRCELLVRSPLLPGEEPGSERLVVLEGERPDAWWLPGTAPQLVITTSALRRLKGRQLDAVLAHEQGHARARHDWLLHCSGALAGGFPGVPVFAAFRGEMHRLVELAADDVASRRFGRLTIALALVELNEERGVFGPGPAPDADLPQRVNRLLTAAPRLTAGRRLGLTASAALVPVVPVLVAFVPALKALG from the coding sequence ATGTTGGTCTCCCTCGCGCTGCTCTCGCTCGGCGTCCTGACCGCCGCCGTGGCCCCACGGCTGCTGTCACGGTCCGACTGGGCGGAACGCGAGCCCGTGGTGGCCCTGTGGGTGTGGCAGTGCGTGGTGGCGGCGGTGCTGCTGAGCTTCGCGCTGTCGATGACGTTCAGCGCCGCGGCCGCCTGGCAGGTGGTACGGGGTCAGGTCTTCGCGGGCGCGCCGCACGGGGTGCTCGAGGCGTACGAACTGGGCACCCACCAGCCCTGGTCGGCGGCGCTCGCCGTGGTCCTGGCCTGTGGTGGGCTGTGGACCGGTGCGATGCTCGGCCGGGAGATCCGCCGGGCGCGGGCGCGCCGTCGGCAGCGCCGCTGCGAACTGCTCGTCCGTTCCCCTCTGTTGCCGGGCGAGGAGCCGGGCAGTGAGCGCCTCGTGGTGCTGGAGGGGGAGCGTCCGGACGCCTGGTGGCTGCCGGGGACCGCGCCGCAGCTGGTCATCACGACGTCGGCGCTGCGCCGTCTCAAGGGACGCCAGCTCGATGCCGTGCTCGCGCACGAGCAGGGACACGCCCGGGCGCGCCACGACTGGCTGCTGCACTGCTCGGGGGCGCTGGCGGGCGGGTTCCCGGGGGTTCCGGTCTTCGCGGCCTTCCGGGGTGAGATGCACCGGCTGGTGGAGCTGGCGGCCGACGATGTGGCCTCGCGGCGGTTCGGGCGGCTGACGATCGCGCTGGCGCTGGTGGAACTGAACGAGGAGCGCGGGGTGTTCGGGCCGGGTCCCGCACCGGACGCGGATCTTCCGCAGCGGGTCAACCGTCTTCTCACGGCCGCTCCGCGGCTCACCGCGGGTCGGCGGCTGGGGCTGACGGCGTCCGCGGCGCTCGTGCCGGTCGTGCCGGTCCTGGTGGCGTTCGTGCCCGCCCTCAAGGCGCTCGGATAG
- a CDS encoding PadR family transcriptional regulator, producing the protein MPQTAWAVLGLLSFPGERTGYELKKWADASLRFFYWSPAISQIYAELRRLESRGYVASARSGPEEPRTKRRYAITDAGRAALADWADGDGGPVVLKHPVVLRVWLGHLAAPQRLRTLVEEHIARTQGELKEVRDALARAESEPAWHHPALALRWSERQHLAELELAESMLTDLAALAEAPASGDTGP; encoded by the coding sequence TTGCCGCAGACGGCCTGGGCGGTGCTCGGGCTGCTCTCCTTCCCCGGCGAGCGCACCGGCTACGAGCTGAAGAAGTGGGCGGACGCTTCCCTGCGCTTCTTCTACTGGTCGCCGGCGATCAGCCAGATCTACGCGGAGCTGCGCCGGCTGGAGTCGCGGGGGTACGTGGCGTCGGCCAGGTCGGGTCCGGAGGAGCCGCGGACCAAGCGGCGGTACGCGATCACGGACGCGGGCCGGGCGGCGCTGGCCGACTGGGCGGACGGCGACGGCGGGCCCGTGGTGCTCAAGCATCCGGTGGTGCTGCGGGTCTGGCTGGGGCATCTCGCCGCGCCGCAGCGGCTGCGGACACTCGTCGAGGAGCACATCGCCCGTACACAGGGCGAGCTCAAGGAGGTCCGGGACGCACTCGCCCGCGCGGAGTCCGAGCCGGCGTGGCACCATCCGGCACTGGCCCTGCGCTGGAGCGAACGGCAGCACCTGGCGGAGCTGGAGCTCGCCGAGTCGATGCTGACGGACCTGGCAGCACTGGCGGAAGCTCCCGCGAGCGGCGACACGGGGCCCTGA
- a CDS encoding phosphatase PAP2 family protein, translated as MRSSAVVSAALAVLLLVLVAVGWPPLLSLDRSVTEELHRSAVAEPGFTQLNRVLSDWVWDPWTMRALISVVVVVLWWRHERLLALWLTVASLLTAAVQQGVKWAVGRERPGWPDPVDSAQYASLPSGHAMTATVSCGLLLWVLALHWRESWRGWSVIAVAALVSVLGVGWTRVYLGVHWPSDVVAGWLLGFCLVVVSIITFRRYGQGAGRAGPPGTVRRRMGGTR; from the coding sequence ATGCGCTCCTCCGCCGTGGTCTCCGCCGCCCTGGCCGTGCTGCTGCTCGTCCTGGTGGCCGTGGGCTGGCCACCGCTGCTCTCACTGGACCGGTCGGTCACCGAGGAGCTGCACCGCAGCGCCGTCGCCGAGCCCGGGTTCACCCAGCTCAACCGGGTCCTGAGCGACTGGGTGTGGGACCCATGGACGATGCGCGCGCTGATCTCCGTCGTGGTGGTGGTGCTGTGGTGGCGGCACGAGCGGCTGCTGGCCCTGTGGCTGACGGTGGCCAGCCTGCTGACGGCGGCCGTCCAGCAGGGGGTGAAGTGGGCCGTCGGCCGGGAGCGGCCCGGCTGGCCGGATCCGGTGGACTCGGCGCAGTACGCGTCGCTCCCTTCGGGGCACGCGATGACGGCGACCGTGAGTTGTGGGCTGCTGCTCTGGGTGCTCGCCCTGCACTGGCGGGAGAGCTGGCGGGGCTGGAGCGTGATCGCGGTGGCGGCCCTGGTGTCGGTGCTCGGTGTGGGGTGGACCCGGGTCTATCTGGGGGTGCACTGGCCGTCGGACGTGGTGGCCGGCTGGTTGCTCGGCTTCTGCCTCGTGGTTGTGTCGATCATCACGTTCCGCAGGTACGGCCAGGGCGCCGGACGGGCCGGTCCGCCGGGGACGGTACGGAGGAGAATGGGAGGAACGCGATGA
- a CDS encoding NADH:flavin oxidoreductase/NADH oxidase: MSVALFEPYTLRSLTIPNRVWMAPMCQYSAEVFGPNAGVANDWHFAHYASRATGGTGLILVEATAVAPEGRISPADLGIWNDTQVEALRRISGFLKEHGTVPGIQIGHAGRKASTRRPWDGRGPVATDDHGWQPVAPSPVEFAEGYPVPTELTTEQIAEITGQFADAARRALAAGFEVLEVHGAHGYLIGEFLSPHSNRRTDAYGGSFENRTRLALEVVDAVRAVWPEELPLFFRISATDWLEEQGWTPDETVRFARLLREHGVDLLDVSSGGNGGPAEIPVGPGYQVPFAARVKAETDLPVAAVGLITEIDQAEKIVANGEADAVLLGRELLRDASWARRAARELGAETHAPSQYAWAI; the protein is encoded by the coding sequence ATGAGCGTCGCCCTGTTCGAGCCCTACACCCTGCGGTCGCTGACCATCCCGAACCGGGTGTGGATGGCCCCGATGTGCCAGTACTCGGCAGAGGTGTTCGGACCGAACGCGGGAGTCGCCAACGACTGGCACTTCGCCCACTACGCCTCCCGCGCCACCGGCGGGACCGGCCTCATCCTCGTCGAGGCGACCGCCGTCGCCCCCGAGGGCCGGATCAGCCCCGCCGACCTCGGCATCTGGAACGACACCCAGGTCGAGGCGCTCCGCCGCATCTCCGGGTTCCTCAAGGAGCACGGCACCGTCCCCGGCATCCAGATCGGACACGCAGGCCGCAAGGCGTCCACCAGGCGCCCCTGGGACGGCCGCGGTCCGGTCGCCACCGACGACCACGGCTGGCAGCCCGTCGCGCCGAGCCCCGTCGAGTTCGCCGAGGGCTACCCCGTTCCGACCGAGCTGACGACGGAGCAGATCGCGGAGATCACCGGACAGTTCGCCGACGCGGCCCGCCGGGCCCTGGCGGCCGGCTTCGAGGTGCTCGAGGTGCACGGCGCCCACGGCTATCTCATCGGCGAGTTCCTCTCCCCGCACAGCAACCGCCGCACCGACGCGTACGGCGGCTCGTTCGAGAACCGCACCCGCCTGGCCCTCGAAGTCGTCGACGCCGTACGGGCGGTGTGGCCCGAGGAGCTCCCGCTCTTCTTCCGGATCTCGGCCACCGACTGGCTGGAGGAGCAGGGCTGGACCCCGGACGAGACGGTCCGCTTCGCGCGCCTGCTGCGGGAGCACGGGGTCGACCTGCTCGACGTCTCGAGCGGCGGCAACGGCGGCCCAGCCGAGATCCCGGTCGGCCCCGGCTACCAGGTGCCCTTCGCCGCACGGGTGAAGGCCGAGACCGACCTGCCCGTCGCCGCCGTGGGGCTGATCACGGAGATCGACCAGGCGGAGAAGATCGTCGCCAACGGCGAGGCCGACGCCGTGCTGCTCGGGCGCGAGCTGCTCCGTGACGCCTCCTGGGCCCGCCGGGCGGCGCGCGAGCTGGGCGCCGAGACCCACGCGCCGAGCCAGTACGCCTGGGCGATCTGA
- a CDS encoding GNAT family N-acetyltransferase, with amino-acid sequence MDTATPQDTGRIGYRDAVEDDVPVLVPLVESAYRGDSSRTGWTTEADILRGQRTDAEGVRAVIATPGSRLMVVERDGEVVACCQLEHRGDAAYFGMFAVRPELQGVGLGRLIITEAERRVREIWGVREMHMTVISVREELIAWYERRGYRRTGEMTPFPYGDERFGVPQRDDLQFELLVKPLV; translated from the coding sequence ATGGACACCGCCACGCCGCAGGACACCGGTCGGATCGGCTACCGCGACGCCGTCGAGGACGACGTCCCGGTCCTCGTGCCGCTCGTGGAGTCGGCCTACCGCGGCGACTCGAGCCGGACCGGCTGGACCACGGAGGCGGACATCCTGCGGGGGCAGCGGACCGACGCCGAGGGGGTGCGCGCCGTCATCGCCACCCCGGGCAGCCGCCTGATGGTGGTGGAGCGCGACGGCGAGGTCGTCGCCTGCTGCCAGCTCGAACACCGCGGCGACGCCGCCTACTTCGGCATGTTCGCGGTCCGTCCCGAACTTCAGGGAGTGGGTCTCGGCCGCCTGATCATCACCGAGGCGGAGCGCCGGGTGCGGGAGATCTGGGGGGTGCGCGAGATGCACATGACGGTGATCTCCGTGCGCGAGGAGCTCATCGCCTGGTACGAGCGGCGCGGCTACCGCCGTACGGGAGAGATGACCCCGTTCCCGTACGGCGACGAGCGCTTCGGTGTCCCGCAGCGGGACGACCTGCAGTTCGAGCTCCTGGTGAAGCCGCTGGTCTGA
- a CDS encoding alpha/beta hydrolase, with protein MTDTAPTGRPDSPPADRLDPEARPFVDLLTAVFPDIGGAVTDPVEARRLLAAAPAPPGEPPVVGSVEDKTVPGPEGAPPLPVRIYRPEGDARRRPTTVFLHGGGWVLCGLDTHDRSCRTLCRESGSVVVSVDYRLAPEVRFPAPVEDAYAALLWAAAHIDELGGELAALVVAGDSAGGNLAAAAALLARDRRGPALARQVLIYPATDMAGAHASYRTNGAGYYLTDAHMRWYRDHYLGPDGDARHPLASPLHAELAGLPPAHVVTAGCDPLCDEGRAFAAALAAAGVEVTEDHHPGMFHGFLALHEYLGAAARAFAGAGDAIASTLPDRKINGDQGGIAG; from the coding sequence ATGACGGACACCGCACCCACCGGCCGTCCCGACAGTCCGCCGGCCGACCGGCTCGACCCCGAGGCCCGCCCCTTCGTCGATCTGCTCACCGCCGTCTTCCCGGACATCGGCGGCGCCGTCACCGACCCCGTCGAGGCCCGCAGGCTGCTCGCCGCCGCCCCCGCGCCGCCCGGTGAGCCACCGGTCGTCGGCTCGGTGGAGGACAAGACGGTCCCCGGCCCCGAGGGCGCTCCACCGCTCCCGGTACGGATCTACCGGCCCGAGGGGGACGCGAGGCGCCGCCCGACCACCGTCTTCCTCCACGGCGGCGGCTGGGTGCTCTGCGGTCTGGACACCCACGACCGCTCCTGCCGGACCCTGTGCCGGGAGTCCGGATCCGTCGTCGTCTCCGTCGACTACCGGCTCGCCCCCGAGGTCCGCTTCCCCGCCCCCGTCGAGGACGCCTACGCGGCGCTTCTGTGGGCCGCCGCGCACATCGACGAGCTGGGCGGCGAACTCGCTGCTCTCGTCGTCGCGGGGGACAGCGCGGGAGGCAACCTCGCCGCGGCGGCCGCGCTGCTCGCACGCGACCGCCGGGGCCCCGCGCTCGCCCGCCAGGTGCTGATCTACCCGGCGACCGACATGGCGGGCGCCCACGCTTCGTACCGGACGAACGGCGCGGGCTACTACCTCACCGACGCCCATATGCGCTGGTACCGCGACCACTACCTCGGTCCGGACGGCGACGCCCGCCATCCGCTCGCCTCCCCGCTGCACGCCGAGCTCGCCGGTCTGCCGCCCGCCCATGTGGTCACCGCAGGCTGCGACCCGCTGTGCGACGAGGGGCGGGCCTTCGCCGCCGCTCTGGCCGCGGCGGGCGTCGAGGTCACGGAGGACCACCACCCGGGGATGTTCCACGGCTTCCTGGCCCTGCACGAGTACCTTGGCGCGGCGGCCCGGGCCTTCGCCGGAGCGGGGGATGCAATCGCCTCAACGCTTCCCGACAGGAAAATTAACGGTGACCAGGGGGGTATCGCAGGATAA
- a CDS encoding FAD-dependent oxidoreductase — MLRVAVVGSGPSGVYTAQSLVQQSGVPGVRVDVLDRLPCPYGLVRYGVAPDHEKIKSLQQNLRAVLEDERVGFVGNVEVGARGLTPERLLELYHAVVYCVGAARDRRLGVPGEDLAGSHSATDFVSWYSAHPDAAGNGFRLDGRSAVVIGVGNVAVDVTRILARGAAELRATDVPQGALAALAASRVREVHMVGRRGPGQAKFTTKELRELGGLDSARVNVDPADLALDPSFADSSALPAVNRRNLEVVRGWAAGAAEHSGAAARDGAAEPARTINLRFFLRPVELLGEDGRVAAVRFERTEPDGAGGVRGTGRYEEVEAQLVLRAVGYKGVALPGLPFDQARGTVPNEAGRVLRDGLPSPGEYVAGWIKRGPTGVIGTNRPCAKETVTSLLADAAELAGRPVPADPVGALRDLGHEPVAWRGWLSIESAESALGRSLGRGRVKIPDWPGLRAAAREDADLRAAAREGADREA, encoded by the coding sequence GTGCTTCGTGTCGCTGTCGTCGGTTCCGGGCCCAGCGGGGTCTACACCGCCCAGTCGCTGGTCCAGCAGTCCGGGGTGCCCGGGGTGCGGGTCGACGTCCTGGACCGGCTGCCCTGCCCGTACGGCCTGGTCCGCTACGGCGTCGCGCCCGACCACGAGAAGATCAAGTCACTCCAGCAGAATCTGCGGGCGGTCCTGGAGGACGAGCGGGTCGGGTTCGTCGGCAACGTCGAGGTGGGCGCGCGGGGGCTGACCCCGGAGCGCCTCCTGGAGCTGTACCACGCGGTCGTGTACTGCGTGGGCGCGGCGCGGGACCGTCGGCTCGGGGTGCCGGGCGAGGATCTGGCGGGCAGCCACTCGGCGACGGACTTCGTCTCCTGGTACAGCGCGCATCCCGATGCCGCGGGCAACGGTTTCCGTCTCGACGGGCGCTCGGCGGTCGTGATCGGCGTGGGCAATGTGGCGGTGGACGTCACCCGGATCCTGGCCAGGGGCGCGGCCGAGCTGCGGGCCACGGACGTGCCGCAGGGGGCCCTCGCGGCCCTGGCGGCCAGCCGGGTGCGCGAGGTGCACATGGTGGGGCGTCGGGGCCCCGGGCAGGCCAAGTTCACGACGAAGGAGCTGCGGGAGCTGGGCGGCCTGGACAGCGCGCGGGTGAACGTGGACCCGGCGGATCTGGCACTGGACCCCTCGTTCGCGGACTCCTCGGCACTGCCTGCCGTGAACCGGCGGAATCTGGAGGTCGTCCGAGGGTGGGCGGCGGGCGCGGCGGAGCACTCGGGCGCAGCGGCCCGGGACGGCGCGGCCGAGCCGGCGCGGACCATCAACCTGCGGTTCTTCCTGCGGCCGGTGGAGCTGCTGGGCGAGGACGGCCGGGTGGCCGCGGTCCGCTTCGAGCGGACGGAGCCGGACGGCGCCGGCGGCGTGCGGGGCACGGGGCGGTACGAGGAGGTCGAGGCCCAGCTGGTCCTGCGGGCCGTCGGCTACAAGGGGGTCGCCCTGCCCGGGCTGCCCTTCGACCAGGCCCGGGGGACGGTCCCGAACGAGGCCGGCCGGGTGCTGCGGGACGGCCTGCCGTCGCCGGGCGAGTACGTCGCCGGCTGGATCAAGCGTGGGCCCACGGGCGTGATCGGCACCAACCGCCCGTGCGCCAAGGAGACCGTGACCTCTCTGCTGGCCGACGCGGCGGAGCTGGCCGGGCGGCCGGTGCCGGCCGACCCGGTCGGCGCGCTGCGGGACCTGGGCCACGAGCCGGTCGCCTGGCGGGGCTGGCTCTCCATCGAGAGCGCGGAGTCGGCCCTGGGCCGCTCACTGGGTCGCGGCCGGGTGAAGATCCCGGACTGGCCGGGCCTTCGTGCGGCGGCGCGGGAGGATGCGGACCTTCGCGCGGCCGCGCGGGAGGGCGCGGACCGGGAGGCGTAG